The Prunus persica cultivar Lovell chromosome G8, Prunus_persica_NCBIv2, whole genome shotgun sequence genome includes a region encoding these proteins:
- the LOC18768230 gene encoding costars family protein, with the protein MNVEEEVERLKEEIQRLGKVQDDGSYKVTFGVLFNDDRCANIFEALVGTLRAAKKRKFLTYEGELLLQGVHDNVEIILKPTLAVAAPKATDAVGTS; encoded by the exons ATGAATGTTGAAGAAGAGGTCGAGCGTCTGAAAGAAGAAATCCAAAGGCTTGGCAAAGTCCAAGACGATGGTTCTTACAAG GTCACATTCGGGGTGCTATTTAATGATGATAGATGCGCAAACATATTTGAAGCATTGGTTGGGACGCTAAGAGCGGCAAAGAAGCGGAAATTTCTCACATATGAAGGCGAGCTACTGTTGCAAGGAGTCCATGACAATGTGGAAATCATACTTAAACCAACCCTAGCAGTAGCAGCACCTAAGGCAACTGATGCAGTTGGGACGAGTTAG